The following are encoded in a window of Ferribacterium limneticum genomic DNA:
- a CDS encoding c-type cytochrome: MTTSCSCKTWLKYAALALAALAIIGGMIGYDRGFRQYPQPDWVTASPEMRFKYGSIGAENDAGVPYWIFYVLPRIFPEKLTQDGLVVPGGYASLGVSWEQGQELPIGFTKKIIGFARVANNCAVCHTTSYREKIDSNPVFVVGGSAHTTNVEGFFRYLIDCAKDPRFNADILMAEINRVTHLDWIDQLLYRFLIIPITKKRLLEREAQFAWIYRKDFPEWGRGRDDAMNLTKYFMIKAPMDDTFGPTDMPSVWNLKKYVWEKGHRMNYAGDSNDAYSVIMDSALGVLGAPPANKADFLEQVKWLKDYLSALPPPKYPFPINAARAAAGMTVFDANCAACHASEKTGTPLPLADVGTDRGRLDSWNKGAAIKANQVVKDMGLERKGLVEEDLIGYVAPFLDGIWLKAPYLHNGSVPTLRDLLEPAARRPKLFWRGYDVYDQTKVGFVSDSPEAKRVGTRLDTASKGGSNKGHEFGTGLSASEKDVLVEYLKTL, encoded by the coding sequence ATGACTACCTCCTGCTCCTGCAAGACCTGGCTCAAATACGCCGCGCTCGCCCTCGCTGCCCTCGCCATCATCGGCGGGATGATCGGCTACGACCGCGGCTTCCGCCAGTATCCGCAACCCGACTGGGTGACCGCCTCACCGGAAATGCGCTTCAAATACGGTTCGATCGGCGCCGAGAACGACGCCGGCGTGCCTTACTGGATTTTCTACGTGCTGCCCCGGATCTTTCCGGAAAAGCTGACTCAGGATGGTCTGGTCGTTCCCGGCGGCTACGCCTCGCTCGGTGTTTCGTGGGAACAGGGCCAGGAATTGCCGATCGGCTTCACCAAGAAAATCATCGGTTTCGCCCGTGTCGCCAACAACTGCGCCGTCTGCCACACCACCAGCTACCGCGAGAAAATCGATTCCAACCCGGTTTTCGTCGTCGGCGGCTCGGCCCACACGACCAATGTCGAAGGTTTCTTCCGCTACTTGATCGACTGTGCCAAGGACCCGCGTTTCAACGCCGACATCCTGATGGCTGAAATCAACCGGGTGACCCATCTGGACTGGATCGACCAGCTGCTCTACCGCTTCCTGATCATCCCGATCACCAAGAAACGCCTGCTCGAACGCGAAGCCCAGTTCGCCTGGATTTACCGCAAGGATTTCCCGGAATGGGGCCGCGGCCGCGACGATGCAATGAACCTGACCAAGTACTTCATGATCAAGGCACCGATGGACGACACCTTCGGCCCGACCGACATGCCCTCGGTGTGGAATCTCAAGAAATACGTCTGGGAAAAAGGCCACCGGATGAACTACGCCGGTGACAGCAACGATGCCTACTCGGTGATCATGGATTCCGCCCTCGGCGTGCTCGGCGCCCCGCCCGCCAACAAGGCCGACTTTCTCGAGCAGGTCAAATGGCTCAAGGATTACCTCTCCGCATTGCCGCCGCCCAAATATCCCTTCCCGATCAACGCTGCCCGCGCCGCCGCCGGCATGACGGTGTTTGACGCCAATTGCGCCGCCTGCCATGCCAGCGAAAAGACCGGAACGCCGCTCCCCCTGGCTGATGTCGGCACCGACCGTGGCCGGCTCGACTCGTGGAACAAGGGTGCCGCCATCAAGGCCAATCAGGTCGTCAAGGACATGGGGCTGGAGCGCAAAGGGCTGGTCGAAGAAGACCTCATCGGTTACGTCGCCCCCTTCCTCGACGGCATCTGGCTCAAGGCGCCCTACCTGCACAACGGCTCGGTGCCCACCCTGCGCGACCTGCTCGAACCAGCCGCCCGGCGGCCCAAACTATTCTGGCGCGGCTACGACGTTTATGACCAGACGAAAGTCGGCTTTGTCAGCGATTCGCCGGAAGCAAAACGCGTCGGCACCCGGCTCGACACCGCCAGCAAGGGGGGGAGCAACAAGGGGCATGAGTTTGGCACTGGCCTGTCGGCCAGCGAAAAGGACGTCCTGGTCGAATATCTGAAAACGCTGTAA
- a CDS encoding DUF2789 domain-containing protein, translating into MERPVHSMNNLFAQLGKPSDDDAIERFIETYRPLAGAMQLHEASFWSASQACFLHEALLHDADWAEVADKLNVELHARH; encoded by the coding sequence ATGGAACGACCCGTACACAGCATGAACAACCTGTTTGCCCAACTCGGCAAGCCGAGCGACGACGACGCCATTGAGCGGTTCATCGAAACTTACCGCCCACTGGCCGGCGCCATGCAACTCCATGAAGCATCCTTCTGGAGCGCCTCGCAGGCTTGTTTCCTGCACGAGGCACTTCTTCATGACGCCGATTGGGCGGAAGTTGCCGACAAGTTGAACGTCGAATTGCACGCCCGGCACTAG
- a CDS encoding NnrU family protein: MRILLIGLLLFLSSHSIRIVAEGWRGRQIARLGENRWKGLYALISALVLGLIVWGFGLAGVEAQVLWQPPRWTVHLAALLTLPAFVLLVAAYVPGSRIKAAVGHPMILGVAIWAFAHLIANGRTHAVVLFGAFFVWAVLDFASARRREPPVGQKAQPGTAARDALVVIIGTAAWALFATVLHGWLIGVRPFG, from the coding sequence ATGCGCATACTGTTGATCGGCCTGCTGCTCTTTCTTTCCTCGCATTCCATTCGAATCGTCGCCGAAGGCTGGCGCGGCAGGCAGATCGCCCGCCTTGGCGAGAATCGCTGGAAGGGTTTGTACGCGCTGATTTCCGCTCTGGTGCTGGGGTTGATCGTCTGGGGTTTCGGGCTGGCCGGCGTTGAGGCCCAGGTTCTCTGGCAACCACCGCGGTGGACCGTCCACCTGGCCGCCTTGCTGACACTGCCCGCCTTCGTGCTGCTGGTCGCCGCCTATGTGCCCGGCAGCCGAATCAAAGCGGCGGTCGGTCATCCTATGATCCTGGGCGTGGCGATCTGGGCCTTCGCCCATCTCATCGCCAACGGCCGCACCCATGCCGTGGTGCTGTTCGGTGCCTTCTTCGTCTGGGCCGTCCTCGATTTTGCCTCCGCCCGGCGCCGCGAACCGCCCGTTGGGCAGAAGGCTCAACCTGGCACCGCGGCGCGCGACGCACTGGTGGTGATCATCGGTACGGCCGCCTGGGCATTGTTCGCCACCGTTCTGCATGGCTGGCTGATCGGCGTGAGACCGTTTGGCTGA
- a CDS encoding inorganic diphosphatase yields MKNENCHPAPAHEVADEAPEVEVVIEVPRGCFLKRGSTGRIDFISPLPSPFNYGSVPNYLGLEGDLLDALVLGPRLPLGTRLRIRAWGAVTLTDRGMSDDKLVCSAAPLTTAEREQVLRFFHFYARCKALLNRWRRRPGRNACEGWRTASDAIARAAPFDNIWKGPPVRF; encoded by the coding sequence ATGAAAAACGAGAACTGCCACCCCGCCCCCGCCCACGAGGTCGCGGATGAGGCCCCCGAGGTCGAGGTGGTGATCGAGGTACCACGAGGTTGTTTCCTGAAACGCGGCTCCACGGGGCGCATTGATTTCATCTCGCCCCTCCCAAGTCCGTTCAACTACGGCTCGGTGCCGAATTACCTGGGGCTTGAAGGCGATCTGCTGGATGCACTGGTGCTCGGGCCGCGTTTGCCCCTCGGTACTCGACTTCGGATCAGGGCGTGGGGCGCGGTGACCTTGACCGACCGCGGCATGAGCGACGACAAACTGGTCTGCAGTGCCGCTCCTCTGACTACGGCGGAGCGTGAGCAGGTGCTCCGCTTCTTTCACTTCTACGCGCGCTGCAAGGCACTACTCAACCGCTGGCGCCGCCGCCCGGGCCGCAACGCCTGCGAGGGCTGGCGTACAGCCAGCGATGCGATCGCTCGTGCCGCACCCTTTGACAACATCTGGAAAGGGCCTCCGGTTAGGTTCTGA
- a CDS encoding TIR domain-containing protein: MPLTTEKTVVTETIDAMKRPFSECRYYAFFSYSEGDNRAWNKWVSCFKDELYYSLPGRLRGIRLPPIHHSGEYPLVSGLLDGKLKDNVRDTFVLFLFVHDNYLDSGWCLKELEHFKEHFGDDGFRERLYVIAMSKNAIDELTKGDMWKRLCPFNDQLWVPFYQAAKPKQPIQIYSGEDDDAEGKHRVVSNTFWKAFVDIREDLADKILDAVARSKTADVASQTEDPEMVRIYIETNERQDEYKGPLAAQVYISWDQVVASDHVEPTLRVRPTGLPMKEINDRPYLDDADGVVLLWDEKTSASLLAQITAVEDKLRGKTPIPGIIAYPMKNGAPAPEEAHVQNWQVLKFEPDAQGGLRIADQDSLALVIFLTKVLERKRQRLLAGKFAGEAAK, translated from the coding sequence ATGCCATTGACTACTGAAAAGACTGTCGTTACGGAAACGATCGATGCCATGAAACGCCCGTTTTCCGAGTGCCGGTACTATGCCTTCTTCAGCTATTCCGAGGGCGACAATCGTGCTTGGAACAAATGGGTGTCTTGTTTCAAGGATGAACTTTATTACTCGTTGCCCGGCCGTTTGCGCGGCATCCGGTTACCGCCGATTCACCATAGCGGAGAGTATCCACTGGTATCCGGCCTTCTGGATGGCAAATTGAAAGACAATGTCCGCGACACGTTTGTGCTTTTCCTGTTCGTGCACGACAACTACCTCGATTCGGGATGGTGCCTGAAGGAACTAGAACATTTCAAGGAGCATTTCGGGGATGACGGATTTCGCGAACGGTTGTACGTCATTGCGATGTCCAAGAATGCAATAGATGAATTGACCAAAGGTGACATGTGGAAGCGCTTGTGCCCCTTTAATGATCAGCTATGGGTGCCGTTTTACCAAGCGGCAAAACCCAAGCAGCCCATTCAGATTTATTCCGGAGAAGACGACGACGCCGAAGGCAAGCACCGCGTCGTTTCAAATACCTTCTGGAAGGCGTTCGTAGACATTCGTGAGGACCTTGCGGACAAAATTCTAGACGCGGTGGCACGCAGCAAAACCGCGGACGTTGCTTCGCAGACGGAAGATCCTGAGATGGTCCGAATCTACATAGAGACCAACGAGCGGCAGGATGAATACAAGGGGCCTCTTGCTGCCCAAGTCTACATAAGCTGGGATCAGGTCGTTGCCAGCGACCATGTCGAGCCTACGCTTCGGGTGCGGCCGACCGGCCTGCCGATGAAGGAAATCAATGACCGCCCCTATCTGGACGATGCCGACGGCGTAGTGCTGTTGTGGGACGAAAAGACTTCCGCTTCGCTTTTGGCGCAAATCACGGCCGTGGAAGACAAGCTTCGCGGAAAAACTCCCATCCCGGGCATTATCGCCTACCCGATGAAGAACGGTGCGCCGGCGCCGGAGGAAGCTCATGTCCAGAACTGGCAGGTATTGAAATTCGAGCCGGATGCGCAAGGCGGCCTGCGCATAGCCGATCAGGACAGTCTGGCACTGGTCATCTTCCTGACCAAGGTTTTGGAGCGCAAGCGTCAGCGCCTGCTGGCCGGCAAGTTCGCAGGCGAGGCAGCGAAATGA
- the grrM gene encoding cyclophane-forming radical SAM/SPASM peptide maturase GrrM/OscB, which translates to MSIASNIQWVPRRTLRTVPSAMVRFDFADFSPAIRTRLLILQPTPFCNLDCDYCYLPHRDSKARMSLETVCLAARRLADDDLAGPELTVVWHAGEPLVVPPSFYDEAIPLVSEVLGGACAVSHSIQTNATLVDDAWCRLFKRHGVRIGVSVDGPAWLHDLHRHTRRGQGTHQRVLQGMARLREHGIPYHAIAVVTGETLDHADAFCDFFLEQEVHEVGCNFDEAEGLNDRSSLADHEPAHARFVSRLLERHIQSGGHLNFRELDMAMHLIAEPLATYRWQGREWPDNAQTIPFTLISVAYNGDFSTFSPELLGQHSVEFGDFVLGNVHRASFLESTAGQRFLDLWAAIRRGTGVCEASCAHFGFCGGGAPANKLYENGSLASGETLYCRTMLKRPFDAVLARLERDAAPRSRHGNAATTETE; encoded by the coding sequence GTGAGCATCGCTTCGAATATCCAGTGGGTTCCAAGGCGCACCTTAAGAACAGTTCCATCGGCAATGGTGCGCTTCGATTTTGCTGATTTTTCCCCGGCAATTCGCACCCGCCTGCTCATATTGCAGCCAACCCCGTTCTGCAACCTCGACTGCGATTATTGCTATCTCCCTCATCGTGACTCGAAGGCGCGGATGAGCCTGGAGACGGTTTGTCTGGCCGCCCGGCGACTGGCCGATGACGATCTGGCCGGCCCGGAACTGACGGTCGTCTGGCATGCCGGCGAACCGCTCGTCGTGCCGCCGTCCTTCTACGACGAGGCGATTCCGTTGGTTAGCGAAGTGCTCGGAGGGGCGTGCGCGGTGTCGCATTCAATCCAGACCAACGCCACCCTGGTCGACGACGCGTGGTGCAGACTGTTCAAACGCCACGGCGTGCGCATCGGCGTCAGCGTCGACGGACCAGCATGGCTGCACGACCTGCATCGCCACACCCGACGCGGGCAGGGCACCCACCAGCGAGTGCTGCAGGGCATGGCCAGGCTGCGCGAGCACGGCATTCCGTATCACGCGATTGCCGTCGTCACGGGGGAAACACTCGACCATGCCGATGCCTTTTGCGACTTTTTCCTGGAGCAAGAGGTTCACGAAGTCGGTTGCAACTTCGACGAGGCGGAAGGCTTGAACGACCGCTCCAGCCTCGCGGATCACGAGCCGGCCCACGCCCGATTTGTCTCGCGCCTGCTCGAGCGCCACATCCAGAGCGGCGGTCACCTCAACTTTCGGGAACTGGACATGGCCATGCATCTGATCGCCGAGCCGCTGGCGACCTACCGCTGGCAAGGCCGGGAATGGCCGGACAACGCCCAGACCATCCCCTTCACCCTAATCTCGGTTGCGTACAACGGCGATTTCAGCACTTTTTCGCCCGAACTGCTCGGGCAGCACTCGGTTGAGTTCGGCGATTTCGTGCTGGGCAACGTGCATCGGGCCAGTTTTTTGGAAAGCACAGCAGGCCAGCGCTTCCTCGACCTGTGGGCGGCCATCAGGCGCGGAACGGGGGTATGTGAAGCAAGCTGCGCCCACTTCGGATTCTGCGGCGGCGGGGCGCCTGCCAACAAACTCTATGAAAACGGCAGCCTGGCCAGCGGGGAGACGCTGTACTGCCGGACCATGCTCAAGCGGCCGTTCGACGCGGTGCTGGCCAGACTTGAACGTGATGCCGCCCCCCGGAGCAGGCACGGAAACGCGGCAACAACGGAGACGGAGTGA
- a CDS encoding MAP7 domain-containing protein, which produces MSCADGLGVFRVPTSPYPGLRPFLDHEASLFLGRGQQVKDIVQRLEETQFVAVIGGSGSGKSSLVRAGVVPKLRGFGIPEAGDYWVPVVFTPGTTATPESEASQRDEERTASQTPITRLAWKFSQTLNMYTLHNDPKTVDDVRESARRSDIAAIFRRGSGFARLIDAFSKDLPARGPKPENARFLVVIDQFEELFHPNNNPKTKGNEDTRTLIEAVIDHFFSPHPRCFVIITMRSEHLADCAGYLELPDAINESVYLVRRPDKEQLRQAITGPANKFLRTLQRGDDAAGLPEDIAFDETVVKRLLQDVEGIADDPDHLPLLQHLLARIWQVASKRCGVDGEHKVPNAVQWADLEGAADPACKEEVGWLIRLDADRKQENKETLNTLRASLENWAQATYGEKSEGDRKHLDFVLRRLAFKDPNNGTYNQQRLDVDDPDLFAGEPEPPTDLRALLKKGYLDSVHYLYWDRENPLQVTLKVSHESFIRGWAHFKGLVDEEAVRFEAFLSVLRCCSQWRDEKWSPERLLGQPELIRLDEARLGPVFAERDKRDDWFRTLKQYRDGDRLGDVEGEVANYIEASRAKLKSEADAQRALQERERKAQEDARLAEEQARNAREEARLASEREKEADRRREAEEKAHELSLKAEADAKQILEEQVRHSREEARLVRLRDSEEKQRIQAEADRSKAKAWGWGFLAVAAVIALFVAAPYLRTGGVMKASQDFAMARQTVEQRSYGLEPDSRLAGHELDKLLMATSQVADGQAKGEYINQPPTKWFSLFPQISLAQRLVYLQDTEPVVNGNLRSRMITGIWRSDRKPPENKEFDPDNPIACKGNSLSGIFYPARGTMRGIFLPERKPTDDINFYAATYARSATGQEATCTLSPTSIWREAFFFDPVVLLDANDRYMTISRSGQFVQRGSVNLYRIVWDDDPAVPSAKVDQIGQVIGEEAVNVLKTEIKSKQEGADPKVKSVRTWPEDGGVGVEVGGKSWRLFDDDARELEVSDGDEWKKLADASPDCKALEKRLRDKGILNPTFDVSTKSDGAHCFVLQIPKPPASKEPGSTLEAGNAAAHADQGGPPEKIAVGVYNALIPGDLQDVIPTAVTAIQQFSSRKAAEGATWMVGVSGKHAGWIALAKCDGTGKKCSYSGTPWSTSALARLGKAVVAASCDPLSDAPKAMPRTVDKYVLQCPPSQASGPKSSPGIASGANQGAAERRDD; this is translated from the coding sequence ATGAGCTGCGCTGACGGACTCGGGGTTTTCCGTGTTCCGACGTCTCCTTATCCGGGCCTGCGTCCTTTCCTCGACCACGAGGCGTCGCTTTTTCTCGGTCGCGGCCAGCAAGTTAAGGATATTGTTCAGCGCCTCGAGGAGACCCAGTTCGTTGCGGTAATCGGTGGTTCGGGGTCCGGGAAGTCCTCGTTGGTGCGGGCCGGGGTCGTTCCGAAGCTGCGCGGCTTCGGCATTCCAGAGGCGGGGGATTACTGGGTACCGGTGGTGTTCACTCCGGGAACCACGGCAACACCGGAATCGGAAGCGAGTCAGAGGGATGAAGAACGTACGGCCAGCCAGACGCCCATCACTAGGCTGGCCTGGAAGTTCTCCCAAACGCTCAACATGTACACGCTGCATAATGACCCGAAGACGGTCGATGACGTGCGGGAAAGCGCGCGACGTAGCGATATCGCGGCCATTTTCCGTCGTGGATCCGGCTTTGCTCGCCTGATCGATGCCTTCTCGAAAGATCTGCCAGCCCGCGGGCCGAAACCGGAAAATGCCCGCTTTCTCGTCGTCATCGATCAGTTCGAAGAGCTCTTCCATCCCAACAACAATCCCAAGACCAAGGGAAATGAAGATACCCGGACCCTGATCGAGGCAGTCATCGATCATTTTTTCAGTCCGCATCCGCGCTGCTTCGTCATCATCACCATGCGCAGCGAGCATCTAGCCGACTGCGCGGGCTATCTCGAATTGCCTGACGCCATCAACGAATCCGTCTATCTGGTTCGGCGGCCTGATAAAGAACAATTGCGCCAGGCGATCACGGGGCCAGCTAACAAATTCCTCCGCACGCTGCAGCGGGGCGACGACGCTGCCGGCCTGCCCGAAGACATCGCATTCGATGAGACCGTCGTCAAGCGGCTGCTTCAGGACGTGGAAGGGATCGCCGACGACCCGGACCACCTGCCCCTCCTGCAGCATCTGCTCGCCAGGATCTGGCAAGTGGCCAGCAAGCGTTGTGGCGTCGATGGCGAGCACAAGGTGCCGAACGCGGTTCAATGGGCCGACCTCGAAGGCGCCGCCGACCCCGCGTGCAAAGAAGAAGTGGGCTGGCTGATCCGGCTGGACGCCGACCGGAAGCAGGAGAATAAGGAAACGCTGAACACCCTGCGTGCCAGCCTGGAAAATTGGGCGCAGGCGACCTATGGGGAGAAGTCCGAAGGCGACAGGAAGCATCTCGACTTCGTCCTGCGCCGCCTGGCCTTCAAGGATCCCAACAATGGCACCTACAACCAGCAGCGACTGGATGTAGACGATCCCGACCTGTTCGCAGGCGAACCCGAGCCTCCGACTGATCTGCGAGCCTTGCTCAAAAAGGGCTACCTTGATTCCGTCCATTACCTGTATTGGGACCGGGAAAATCCGCTGCAGGTGACGCTCAAGGTTTCTCATGAATCCTTCATCCGCGGCTGGGCGCATTTCAAGGGACTGGTCGACGAGGAGGCCGTTCGCTTCGAAGCATTTCTGAGCGTGTTGCGCTGCTGTTCACAATGGCGGGACGAGAAATGGAGTCCGGAACGGCTGCTCGGACAGCCGGAGCTGATCCGGCTCGACGAAGCCAGGCTGGGCCCGGTGTTTGCCGAACGCGACAAGCGCGACGACTGGTTTCGCACCCTGAAACAATATCGGGACGGCGACCGCCTCGGTGACGTCGAGGGCGAGGTTGCGAACTACATCGAGGCGTCGCGAGCGAAGCTTAAATCTGAAGCCGATGCCCAGCGTGCGCTGCAGGAGCGGGAGCGCAAGGCACAGGAAGATGCGCGGCTCGCGGAAGAGCAGGCGCGTAACGCACGAGAAGAAGCTCGACTGGCGAGCGAACGGGAGAAAGAAGCGGACCGGCGCAGGGAGGCCGAGGAAAAGGCCCACGAATTGTCACTAAAAGCGGAAGCCGACGCGAAACAGATTCTCGAAGAACAGGTCCGTCACAGCAGGGAAGAAGCCCGCCTGGTACGTCTGCGCGACAGCGAAGAGAAACAAAGAATTCAAGCCGAGGCTGACAGATCAAAGGCGAAAGCGTGGGGCTGGGGGTTTCTAGCTGTTGCCGCAGTTATCGCATTGTTCGTGGCGGCGCCCTACCTGCGCACCGGTGGCGTTATGAAAGCCAGCCAAGACTTCGCGATGGCGCGGCAGACGGTCGAGCAACGAAGTTATGGCTTGGAACCGGATAGCCGTCTTGCCGGGCATGAACTGGATAAGCTACTGATGGCAACGAGCCAGGTCGCGGATGGACAGGCGAAAGGGGAATACATCAATCAACCGCCCACGAAGTGGTTCAGTTTGTTTCCCCAGATATCCCTGGCGCAGCGCCTGGTATATCTTCAGGACACCGAACCCGTGGTCAACGGGAATTTGCGCAGCCGGATGATTACAGGCATTTGGCGCAGCGACCGGAAACCCCCAGAAAATAAGGAATTCGACCCGGACAATCCAATAGCGTGCAAAGGTAACAGCCTGTCCGGTATCTTTTATCCGGCACGCGGAACGATGCGCGGAATATTCTTGCCGGAGCGAAAACCAACCGACGATATCAACTTCTACGCGGCGACCTATGCCAGAAGCGCTACCGGGCAGGAAGCGACCTGCACGCTCAGCCCCACCAGCATTTGGCGCGAGGCGTTCTTTTTTGACCCGGTCGTATTGCTGGATGCCAACGATCGCTACATGACGATTTCGCGTAGCGGCCAATTTGTCCAGCGAGGTTCAGTCAATCTCTACCGGATTGTCTGGGACGATGATCCGGCGGTTCCCAGCGCCAAGGTCGATCAGATTGGTCAGGTGATCGGCGAGGAGGCCGTAAATGTATTGAAGACGGAGATTAAATCCAAACAGGAAGGGGCTGACCCGAAGGTAAAGAGCGTTCGTACCTGGCCGGAAGACGGTGGTGTCGGGGTGGAGGTCGGCGGGAAGAGCTGGCGCCTGTTTGACGACGACGCCCGGGAGCTCGAGGTTTCAGATGGGGACGAGTGGAAGAAATTGGCTGACGCGTCGCCCGATTGCAAAGCCCTGGAGAAGCGGCTGCGGGACAAGGGAATCCTGAATCCCACCTTTGATGTCAGCACAAAGAGTGATGGTGCGCATTGTTTCGTCCTACAGATACCCAAGCCGCCCGCGAGCAAGGAGCCTGGATCCACGCTGGAGGCTGGAAATGCGGCGGCACACGCGGATCAGGGCGGACCTCCCGAAAAAATTGCGGTTGGCGTCTATAACGCGCTGATTCCGGGCGATTTGCAAGACGTTATACCGACGGCGGTTACCGCGATCCAGCAATTTTCCAGTCGAAAAGCGGCAGAAGGCGCGACGTGGATGGTCGGTGTCAGTGGAAAACATGCGGGCTGGATCGCGCTGGCGAAGTGCGATGGCACGGGCAAGAAATGCAGCTACTCCGGTACGCCATGGAGCACGTCGGCGCTGGCAAGACTGGGCAAGGCGGTGGTTGCGGCTTCCTGCGATCCGCTATCCGATGCCCCGAAAGCGATGCCGAGGACTGTTGACAAATACGTGCTGCAATGCCCGCCATCGCAAGCGAGTGGTCCGAAATCGAGCCCCGGAATCGCTTCCGGGGCCAACCAAGGTGCCGCAGAGAGAAGGGATGACTGA